In one Nocardioides luteus genomic region, the following are encoded:
- a CDS encoding thiolase domain-containing protein, protein MSKVPAAVIGIGQTHHRAKREDVSMAGLCREAMDRALEDAGLTLDEVDAIVIGKAPDLFEGVMMPELYLAEALGAAGKPLLRVHTAGSVGGSTAIVASSLVQAGVHKKVLTVAFEKQSESNAMWALSVPIPFVMPVHAGAGGYFAPHVRSYIRRSEAPSHIGAIVAAKDRNNALKNPYAHLHNEGTTVESVLASQMLWDPIHYDETCPSSDGACAMVIASEDVAKTYEAPAWIHGTAMRSEPTSAAERDQVNPQAGREAAAALWKATGITDPAREIDCAEIYVPFAWFEPMWLENLGFAPEGEGWKLSEAGETAIGGSLPVNMSGGVLSSNPIGASGMLRFAEAALQVRGRAGEHQVDGARRALGHAYGGGSQFFSMWVVGSEQPGN, encoded by the coding sequence GTGAGCAAGGTTCCCGCGGCCGTGATCGGGATCGGCCAGACCCACCACCGCGCCAAGCGCGAGGACGTCTCGATGGCCGGGCTGTGCCGCGAGGCGATGGACCGGGCCCTCGAGGACGCCGGGCTGACCCTCGACGAGGTCGACGCCATCGTCATCGGCAAGGCGCCGGACCTCTTCGAGGGCGTGATGATGCCCGAGCTCTACCTGGCCGAGGCGCTGGGCGCGGCCGGCAAGCCGCTGCTGAGGGTGCACACCGCCGGCTCGGTCGGCGGCTCGACCGCGATCGTGGCCTCCTCGCTGGTGCAGGCAGGCGTGCACAAGAAGGTGCTCACCGTCGCCTTCGAGAAGCAGTCGGAGTCCAACGCGATGTGGGCACTGTCGGTGCCGATCCCGTTCGTGATGCCGGTGCACGCCGGTGCCGGCGGCTACTTCGCCCCGCACGTACGCTCCTACATCCGCCGCTCCGAGGCGCCCTCGCACATCGGCGCCATCGTCGCGGCCAAGGACCGCAACAACGCGCTCAAGAACCCCTACGCGCACCTGCACAACGAGGGCACCACGGTCGAGTCCGTGCTGGCCTCGCAGATGCTGTGGGACCCCATCCACTACGACGAGACCTGCCCCTCCTCCGACGGCGCCTGCGCGATGGTGATCGCCTCGGAGGACGTCGCCAAGACGTACGAGGCACCTGCCTGGATCCACGGCACCGCGATGCGCTCGGAGCCCACCTCCGCCGCCGAGCGCGACCAGGTCAACCCGCAGGCCGGCCGCGAGGCCGCGGCGGCGCTGTGGAAGGCGACCGGGATCACCGACCCGGCCCGCGAGATCGACTGCGCCGAGATCTACGTGCCGTTCGCCTGGTTCGAGCCGATGTGGCTCGAGAACCTCGGCTTCGCGCCGGAGGGCGAGGGGTGGAAGCTCAGCGAGGCCGGCGAGACCGCCATCGGCGGGAGCCTGCCGGTCAACATGAGCGGCGGCGTGCTCTCCTCCAACCCCATCGGCGCCTCCGGGATGCTCCGCTTCGCCGAGGCCGCCCTGCAGGTCAGGGGCCGGGCCGGCGAGCACCAGGTCGACGGTGCCCGCCGGGCGCTCGGGCACGCCTACGGCGGCGGGTCGCAGTTCTTCTCGATGTGGGTCGTGGGGTCCGAGCAGCCGGGGAACTAG
- a CDS encoding oxygenase MpaB family protein, translating to MKKTREITPHEDYGFFGPDSITQKVWGHPAVPLMGIVRAVTIEELDPNLLAAVHNTGANYDRLDTRYARTVQYFAAVAFADSRTVAKMADVLVKIHSKAIGIEPVSGNRYDANDPDSQLWILITGWHSVLTAYETFGPGRLSDAEVEQFWAECAIAAEFQTCDPRAVPRTREAVRAYFEEWRPRLAASEATQRMMHHLLNGTNAILPRKGLLGLARPIANALVCRATIATLPRHMRRLADIRQSRVTDMVVIAIMRAMLAPAHRSRTLQRWILGILAPKVLPIMDPVWRGVPPVHPVVLTPAEARERYGYVKPAQAHLELRARQRARVFDDRQAPSDEGLIESQPILGTLG from the coding sequence ATGAAGAAGACGCGCGAGATCACGCCGCACGAGGACTACGGGTTCTTCGGCCCGGACTCCATCACCCAGAAGGTCTGGGGCCATCCGGCGGTCCCGCTGATGGGCATCGTACGAGCGGTGACGATCGAGGAGCTCGATCCCAACCTCCTCGCCGCCGTGCACAACACCGGTGCGAACTACGACCGGCTCGACACGCGCTACGCCAGGACGGTCCAGTACTTCGCCGCGGTGGCGTTCGCGGACAGCCGGACCGTTGCGAAGATGGCCGACGTGCTGGTCAAGATCCACTCCAAGGCGATCGGCATCGAGCCGGTCAGCGGCAATCGGTACGACGCCAACGACCCCGACTCCCAGCTCTGGATCCTGATCACGGGCTGGCACTCGGTCCTCACCGCCTACGAGACGTTCGGGCCCGGCAGGCTCTCGGACGCCGAGGTCGAGCAGTTCTGGGCCGAGTGCGCGATCGCCGCGGAGTTCCAGACCTGCGACCCGCGCGCGGTTCCGCGCACCCGCGAGGCGGTGCGTGCGTACTTCGAGGAGTGGCGTCCCAGGCTCGCGGCGAGCGAGGCCACCCAGCGGATGATGCACCACCTGCTGAACGGCACCAACGCGATCCTTCCCCGCAAGGGTCTGCTCGGCCTGGCCCGGCCGATCGCGAACGCGTTGGTCTGCAGGGCGACGATCGCCACCCTGCCGCGACACATGCGTCGGCTCGCCGACATCCGGCAGTCACGGGTGACGGACATGGTGGTGATCGCGATCATGAGGGCGATGCTGGCGCCCGCCCACCGGAGTCGCACGCTGCAGCGGTGGATCCTCGGCATCCTCGCACCGAAGGTCCTGCCGATCATGGATCCCGTCTGGCGCGGTGTCCCGCCCGTGCACCCGGTCGTGCTCACGCCCGCCGAGGCGCGGGAACGCTACGGGTACGTCAAGCCGGCCCAGGCGCATCTCGAGCTGCGTGCGCGCCAGCGGGCGCGCGTCTTCGACGACCGTCAGGCCCCGAGCGACGAAGGCCTGATCGAGTCCCAGCCCATCCTGGGGACTCTCGGCTGA
- a CDS encoding LLM class F420-dependent oxidoreductase: MRVKLGLQLGYWGAQPPSGVGELVAAAEEAGFDAIFTAEAWGSDAFTPLAWWGRETSRVRLGTSIVQMSGRTPTSIAMHALTLDHLSGGRFVLGLGVSGPQVVEGWYGQPFGKPLARTREVVSIIRKVLAREAPVTNDGPHYPLPFTGEGSVGLGKPLKPIVHPLRADIPIWLGAEGPKNVAQTAEIADGWIPIFYTPRSAPMYADWLAEGFARPGARRTADDFEIAATCHLQIVADAEEKKAALEAMKPFAALYMGGMGAKEQNFHNQVFERMGYAELAGQVQALYLTGEKEKATALIPDELVDDLHIIGTEDEVRDKVAQWEETGVTTLLLSLGSAADVRRIAEVLG; the protein is encoded by the coding sequence ATGAGAGTGAAGCTGGGGCTACAGCTGGGCTACTGGGGAGCACAGCCGCCGAGCGGGGTCGGCGAGCTCGTCGCCGCCGCGGAAGAGGCCGGGTTCGACGCGATCTTCACCGCCGAGGCGTGGGGGAGCGACGCGTTCACGCCGCTGGCCTGGTGGGGCCGGGAGACCTCTCGGGTCCGCCTCGGCACCTCGATCGTGCAGATGTCCGGACGTACGCCGACCTCGATCGCGATGCACGCGCTGACGCTCGACCATCTCTCCGGTGGCCGGTTCGTCCTCGGGCTCGGGGTGAGCGGCCCGCAGGTGGTCGAGGGCTGGTACGGCCAGCCGTTCGGCAAGCCGCTGGCCCGCACCCGCGAGGTCGTCTCGATCATCCGCAAGGTGCTCGCCCGGGAGGCGCCGGTGACCAACGACGGCCCGCACTACCCGCTGCCCTTCACCGGCGAGGGCTCGGTCGGGCTCGGCAAGCCGCTCAAGCCGATCGTGCACCCGCTGCGCGCGGACATCCCGATCTGGCTCGGCGCGGAGGGCCCCAAGAACGTCGCCCAGACCGCGGAGATCGCCGACGGCTGGATCCCGATCTTCTACACGCCCCGTTCCGCGCCGATGTACGCCGACTGGCTGGCCGAGGGCTTCGCCCGTCCCGGCGCGCGGCGCACCGCCGACGACTTCGAGATCGCCGCGACCTGCCACCTCCAGATCGTCGCCGACGCCGAGGAGAAGAAGGCCGCGCTCGAGGCGATGAAACCGTTCGCGGCGCTCTACATGGGCGGCATGGGCGCCAAGGAGCAGAACTTCCACAACCAGGTCTTCGAGCGGATGGGCTACGCCGAGCTCGCCGGCCAGGTCCAGGCCCTCTACCTGACGGGCGAGAAGGAGAAGGCGACCGCGCTCATCCCCGACGAGCTCGTCGACGACCTGCACATCATCGGCACCGAGGACGAGGTACGCGACAAGGTGGCCCAGTGGGAGGAGACCGGTGTGACCACGCTGCTGCTGAGCCTCGGCTCGGCCGCCGATGTCCGCCGCATCGCCGAGGTGCTCGGGTGA
- a CDS encoding SDR family oxidoreductase, translating to MAVYAVTGSASGMGAAVVERLLDAGHRVVTVDLRDADVVADLSTAQGRRDAIEKVLAAVGGRLDGAVLAAGLGPAPGRERPALITQVNYFGVVELLEGWREALAAAGNAKVVVFSSNSTTTMPLVPGRAVAALLAGDAERAVKAYRIFGKGAPAMAYGGSKVAVTRWVRRRAVEPEWVGTGIRLNAIAPGAVLTPLLERQLATPSEAKAIRSFPVPAGGYGDPGLLADWVIHMLSPAADFMVGSVVVVDGGSDAWFRADDWPRPVPGRRLRDYLRRMREFRKTRP from the coding sequence ATGGCGGTCTACGCCGTCACCGGGTCGGCCTCGGGCATGGGCGCCGCGGTGGTCGAACGGCTCCTCGACGCCGGACACCGGGTCGTGACCGTGGATCTGCGCGACGCCGACGTGGTCGCCGACCTGTCGACGGCGCAAGGCCGGCGCGATGCCATCGAGAAGGTGCTGGCAGCGGTCGGCGGCCGGCTCGACGGCGCCGTCCTCGCGGCCGGCCTCGGCCCGGCGCCGGGCCGCGAAAGGCCCGCCCTGATCACCCAGGTGAACTACTTCGGCGTGGTCGAGCTGCTGGAGGGCTGGCGCGAGGCGCTGGCGGCCGCCGGGAACGCCAAGGTCGTGGTCTTCTCCAGCAACTCCACCACGACGATGCCGCTCGTCCCCGGCCGCGCGGTCGCCGCGCTGCTCGCGGGCGACGCGGAGCGGGCGGTGAAGGCGTACCGGATCTTCGGGAAGGGCGCGCCGGCGATGGCTTACGGCGGCTCGAAGGTCGCCGTCACCCGATGGGTGCGGCGGCGCGCGGTCGAGCCGGAGTGGGTCGGCACCGGGATCCGGCTCAACGCGATCGCGCCGGGCGCAGTTCTGACGCCGCTGCTGGAGAGGCAGCTGGCGACGCCGTCGGAGGCGAAGGCGATCAGGTCGTTCCCGGTGCCGGCGGGCGGCTACGGTGACCCCGGGCTGCTCGCCGACTGGGTGATCCACATGCTGAGCCCGGCCGCGGACTTCATGGTCGGCAGCGTCGTCGTGGTCGACGGCGGCAGCGACGCCTGGTTCCGGGCCGACGACTGGCCACGTCCCGTGCCCGGCCGGCGGCTGCGGGACTATCTGCGCAGGATGCGCGAGTTCCGGAAGACCCGCCCATGA
- a CDS encoding thiolase domain-containing protein, translating to MRDVAVVGFAQRQMKDFDGSPSMAELLVPILAECYDQTGWGRSDIGFWCSGSSDYLAGRSFSFVSAIDAIGVLPPVNESHVEMDAAWALYEAWVKIQTGEVDTALVFGFGKASAGVLRRTLTLQLDPYTMTPLWPDTVSLAALQARLGLDAGLWDEAAMAEIVNRSLTDAEKNEYAVRAGGSSVSELLARPMFADPLRKHDCAPVTDGAAAIVLAAGDRAYEANQRPAWITGIAHSSDGLHLGTRDLTVSGSAQRAAAAVGGTAGVQVAELHAPFSHQELVLRSALRLGGDVQVSPSGGALAANPMFSAGAIRIGEAAKHIWDGSADKVLGHATSGPALQQNLVCVMEAQENGRGK from the coding sequence ATGAGAGACGTTGCCGTCGTCGGGTTCGCCCAGCGACAGATGAAGGACTTCGACGGATCGCCGAGCATGGCCGAGCTGCTCGTGCCGATCCTGGCCGAGTGCTATGACCAGACCGGATGGGGCAGATCGGACATCGGGTTCTGGTGCTCCGGCTCCTCGGACTACCTGGCCGGACGCTCGTTCTCGTTCGTGAGCGCGATCGACGCGATCGGGGTGCTGCCGCCGGTCAACGAGTCGCACGTGGAGATGGACGCCGCGTGGGCGCTCTACGAGGCCTGGGTGAAGATCCAGACCGGCGAGGTGGACACCGCGCTGGTCTTCGGGTTCGGCAAGGCGTCCGCGGGCGTGCTCCGTCGGACGCTGACGCTCCAACTCGACCCCTACACGATGACGCCGTTGTGGCCCGACACCGTGTCCCTGGCCGCGCTGCAGGCGCGCCTCGGGCTCGACGCCGGGCTCTGGGACGAGGCCGCGATGGCCGAGATCGTCAACCGGTCCCTGACCGACGCCGAGAAGAACGAGTACGCCGTCCGGGCCGGAGGCTCCTCGGTGAGCGAGCTGCTCGCCCGGCCGATGTTCGCCGACCCGCTGCGCAAGCACGACTGTGCGCCGGTGACCGACGGCGCGGCCGCGATCGTGCTCGCCGCCGGCGACCGGGCCTACGAGGCCAACCAGCGTCCTGCCTGGATCACCGGGATCGCGCACAGTTCCGACGGCCTCCACCTCGGCACCCGCGACCTGACCGTCTCGGGCTCGGCGCAGCGGGCTGCGGCCGCCGTGGGCGGCACCGCCGGCGTCCAGGTCGCCGAGCTGCACGCGCCGTTCAGCCACCAGGAGCTCGTCCTGCGCTCCGCGCTCAGGCTGGGTGGTGACGTACAGGTCAGTCCTTCGGGTGGGGCGCTCGCCGCCAACCCGATGTTCAGCGCCGGGGCGATCCGGATCGGCGAGGCCGCCAAGCACATCTGGGACGGCAGCGCCGACAAGGTGCTCGGCCACGCGACCAGCGGGCCGGCACTGCAGCAGAACCTCGTGTGCGTGATGGAAGCCCAGGAGAACGGGAGAGGCAAGTGA
- a CDS encoding NADH:flavin oxidoreductase has product MTDATTDPLAPATLGPVTLRNRVIKAATFEGASPGALVSDRLIDYHLAVAEGGVGMTTVAYLAVAPEGRTHADCIYWRPEALPGLTRLTEEIHKTGAKVSAQIGHAGPVGNAKSNGAPSLAPARSFNALGMAFNRAATAADLARVVEQHGAAARMAVETGFDAIEVHLGHNYLPSSFLSPRLNPRTDEFGGSLVNRASSPRRILAAVREAVGGQVAVLAKMNMRDGYRGGFDLPESVEFARLLEADGHLDALELTGGSSFMNPMYLFRGDAPYREMAANMPLHPVIRLGMRMVGKGFFKEYPYKPLYFLDTAREFRRALTMPLVLLGGVTDLAGMRTAMDEGFEYVAMARALLREPDLVNRLRADPTTESRCIHCNLCMSTIYPGTHCHLDTEHVYGEAHPLLLPPS; this is encoded by the coding sequence ATGACCGACGCCACGACCGATCCGCTCGCGCCCGCGACCCTCGGGCCGGTGACGCTGCGCAACCGGGTGATCAAGGCGGCGACCTTCGAGGGCGCCTCGCCCGGTGCGCTGGTCTCGGACCGGCTGATCGACTACCACCTCGCTGTCGCCGAGGGCGGTGTCGGAATGACCACGGTCGCCTATCTCGCGGTGGCGCCGGAGGGACGTACGCATGCCGACTGCATCTACTGGCGGCCCGAGGCCCTGCCCGGCCTGACCAGGTTGACCGAGGAGATCCACAAGACCGGAGCGAAGGTCTCGGCCCAGATCGGCCACGCCGGCCCGGTGGGCAACGCGAAGTCCAACGGCGCCCCCTCGCTGGCGCCCGCGCGGTCGTTCAACGCGCTCGGGATGGCGTTCAACCGCGCCGCGACCGCGGCCGACCTCGCCCGGGTCGTCGAGCAGCACGGAGCCGCGGCTCGGATGGCCGTGGAGACCGGGTTCGACGCGATCGAGGTCCACCTCGGCCACAACTACCTGCCTAGCTCCTTCCTCAGTCCGCGTCTCAACCCGCGCACCGACGAGTTCGGCGGGTCGCTCGTCAACCGGGCCTCCTCCCCGCGCCGCATCCTCGCCGCCGTCCGAGAGGCGGTCGGCGGCCAGGTCGCCGTGCTCGCCAAGATGAACATGCGCGACGGTTACCGCGGCGGGTTCGACCTGCCGGAGTCGGTGGAGTTCGCGCGGCTGCTGGAGGCCGACGGTCATCTCGACGCGCTCGAGCTCACCGGCGGCTCCTCGTTCATGAACCCGATGTACCTCTTCCGAGGCGACGCGCCCTACCGCGAGATGGCCGCCAACATGCCGCTGCACCCGGTGATCAGGTTGGGCATGCGGATGGTGGGGAAGGGCTTCTTCAAGGAGTACCCCTACAAGCCGCTCTACTTCCTCGACACCGCCCGCGAGTTCCGCCGCGCGCTCACGATGCCGCTCGTGCTCCTCGGCGGGGTCACCGACCTGGCCGGGATGCGGACGGCGATGGACGAAGGCTTCGAGTACGTCGCGATGGCCCGCGCGCTGCTGCGCGAGCCCGATCTGGTCAACCGCCTGCGGGCCGATCCCACGACCGAGTCGCGATGCATCCACTGCAACCTGTGCATGTCGACCATCTACCCGGGGACCCACTGCCACCTCGACACCGAGCACGTCTACGGTGAGGCTCATCCCCTCCTGCTGCCCCCATCCTGA
- a CDS encoding TetR/AcrR family transcriptional regulator, which translates to MPPSTTGQAQRARAPHLGPERRRPHVLDAARTIAVADGIGAVTIGSVAAAMGVTRPVVYACFADRVELVDALLDRESAELLEAILTALHGSANPDDPEQAFIDGFRALLHAAASAPETWRFVFSGEPDPVIAERFRDVKALVQTRATEWIRPAMERWWQTADLERKLPVLIDLFLSSCESAVRSLLDTSNDWGPDDLGTFMGKALHRAFKDA; encoded by the coding sequence ATGCCACCGTCGACAACCGGTCAAGCGCAGCGCGCCCGTGCCCCTCATCTGGGCCCGGAGCGCAGGCGGCCCCACGTGCTCGACGCCGCCCGGACGATCGCGGTGGCCGACGGCATCGGCGCCGTGACCATCGGCTCGGTCGCAGCGGCCATGGGCGTGACCCGGCCCGTCGTCTACGCCTGCTTCGCGGACCGGGTCGAGCTGGTCGACGCTCTCCTCGACCGGGAGTCGGCCGAGCTCCTCGAGGCGATCCTCACCGCGCTGCACGGCTCCGCCAACCCCGACGATCCGGAGCAGGCGTTCATCGACGGCTTCCGGGCGCTCCTCCACGCCGCCGCCTCCGCACCCGAGACCTGGCGGTTCGTCTTCTCCGGCGAGCCCGACCCGGTCATCGCGGAGCGCTTCCGCGACGTCAAGGCCCTGGTCCAGACCCGGGCGACCGAGTGGATTAGGCCCGCCATGGAGCGCTGGTGGCAGACGGCCGACCTGGAGCGCAAGCTGCCGGTCCTGATCGATCTCTTCCTGTCGTCCTGCGAGTCGGCGGTGCGCTCGCTCCTCGACACGAGCAACGACTGGGGTCCGGACGACCTCGGCACCTTCATGGGCAAGGCGCTCCACCGCGCGTTCAAGGACGCCTGA
- a CDS encoding Zn-ribbon domain-containing OB-fold protein — MSRTLQAPVTVAFDYTRSTGPVIGRFLTGLRDATIVGGRLGDGRVAVPPPEYDPVTYRAVTEFVELPDTGTVTSWTWVSEPVAGQPFQKPFAYALITIDGADTPWLHAVEVASPDDIETGMRVRARWAEERTGSVTDLVFVADDGNAPETGTPAGGTDDVGLIVTPVSLDYQYAASPEESSFFRGLAEGRIVGQRCPKCRKVYVPPRGACPTDGVPTSEEIELSDVGTVTTFCVVNVPFLGQRIKPPYVSAYVLLDGADIALQHLILEVPAEEVRMGMRVKAVWKPREEWGTSIENISHFAPTGEPDADFDSYKHHL, encoded by the coding sequence ATGAGTCGCACTCTTCAGGCACCCGTGACGGTGGCCTTCGACTACACCAGATCCACAGGGCCGGTGATCGGCCGCTTCCTCACCGGACTGAGGGACGCCACCATCGTCGGCGGACGCCTCGGTGACGGTCGAGTGGCCGTCCCACCACCCGAGTACGACCCGGTCACGTACCGGGCCGTGACCGAGTTCGTCGAGCTCCCCGACACCGGCACGGTCACCTCGTGGACCTGGGTCAGCGAGCCCGTCGCCGGCCAGCCGTTCCAGAAGCCGTTCGCGTACGCGCTGATCACGATCGACGGCGCCGACACCCCGTGGCTGCACGCGGTCGAGGTCGCCTCCCCCGACGACATCGAGACCGGGATGCGGGTCCGCGCACGCTGGGCCGAGGAACGCACCGGGTCGGTCACCGACCTGGTCTTCGTGGCCGACGACGGCAACGCCCCTGAGACGGGTACGCCGGCGGGCGGCACCGACGATGTCGGCCTGATCGTCACCCCGGTCAGCCTCGACTACCAGTACGCGGCCTCCCCGGAGGAGTCCTCGTTCTTCCGCGGCCTGGCGGAGGGCCGGATCGTGGGCCAGCGGTGCCCGAAGTGCCGCAAGGTCTACGTCCCGCCCCGCGGCGCGTGCCCGACCGACGGCGTGCCGACCTCGGAGGAGATCGAGCTCTCCGACGTCGGGACCGTGACCACGTTCTGCGTCGTCAACGTGCCGTTCCTGGGACAGCGGATCAAGCCGCCCTACGTCTCCGCGTACGTCCTCCTCGACGGCGCCGACATCGCGCTGCAGCACCTGATCCTGGAGGTCCCGGCCGAGGAGGTCCGGATGGGGATGCGGGTCAAGGCGGTGTGGAAGCCGCGCGAGGAGTGGGGCACCAGCATCGAGAACATCAGCCACTTCGCGCCGACCGGTGAGCCGGACGCGGACTTCGACAGCTACAAGCACCACCTCTAG
- a CDS encoding PaaI family thioesterase, with translation MSMHYGRAHHPQAPAGYVHDDMTEAEIKEREAALVPLTDSVRGLVDAVVRTQVPDAVLDDVRRRVEALTEELLAEALPGPHGVRFGADGGFRNYGNPVVGKGNAFAPPLAVQRDGEDVWADFELGPAYEGPPGLVHGGVSALILDQLLGEAASAGGRPGMTGTLTIVYRHGTPLGPLRGEARIESTEGVKAIVRGRLLTRPDDGSEPILCVEAEGIFILPRWARQPVDEADREHVGDA, from the coding sequence ATGTCGATGCACTACGGACGCGCTCACCACCCGCAGGCTCCCGCGGGATACGTCCACGACGACATGACCGAGGCCGAGATCAAGGAACGCGAGGCCGCCCTGGTCCCGTTGACCGACTCGGTCCGCGGGCTCGTCGACGCCGTCGTACGCACCCAGGTCCCGGATGCGGTCCTCGACGACGTACGCCGCCGGGTGGAGGCGCTGACCGAGGAGCTGCTGGCCGAGGCGCTGCCCGGCCCGCATGGGGTCCGGTTCGGGGCGGATGGCGGGTTCCGCAACTACGGCAACCCGGTGGTCGGGAAGGGGAACGCCTTCGCCCCGCCGCTGGCGGTGCAGCGTGACGGTGAGGACGTCTGGGCCGACTTCGAGCTCGGCCCGGCGTACGAAGGTCCGCCGGGGCTGGTCCACGGTGGTGTGTCCGCGCTGATCCTGGACCAGCTGCTCGGCGAGGCCGCCTCCGCGGGCGGCCGGCCCGGGATGACCGGGACCCTGACGATCGTCTACCGGCACGGCACCCCGCTGGGTCCGCTCCGCGGCGAGGCACGGATCGAGTCGACCGAGGGCGTGAAGGCGATCGTGCGCGGTCGACTGCTGACCCGGCCGGACGACGGCTCCGAGCCGATCTTGTGCGTGGAGGCCGAGGGGATCTTCATCCTGCCCCGGTGGGCGCGTCAGCCGGTCGACGAGGCCGACCGGGAGCACGTCGGCGACGCCTGA
- a CDS encoding acyl-CoA dehydrogenase family protein, whose product MPLFNPHKPDLDEFDDETRRIFEATIDFFEGNGKEWLLQQDRDRVWYDEFLAFQQREKVFATLLTPAAQADGDPNKRWDEARIAMYSQILGFYGMSYWYVWQVTILGLGPIWQSGNELVKRRAAGLLDDGAIFAFGLSEREHGADVYTTDMVLTPDGNGGYLANGGKYYIGNGNKAGMVSVFGRVEGLPTGPKTQDGYVFFVVDSRHEAYKLRKNVVNSQMYVAAFDLEDYPIREEDIIHVGSEAFDAAINTVNVGKFNIGFGSLGAVQHVWHEGITHADGRVLFDTKVTDFPQVRALFIESWVRLAAMELFGERAIDYMRSGSVDDRRYLLFDAIEKMTVSRQGAKVYDLIADCIAARGFENDMYYPVGAVAMMGLPRLEGTVHVNMALALKFLLSYLFSPADPSLAALPPRRRDPVDDTFLFRQGPAQGLGTVAFHDWRAVYAAWAHLPNVRLLLEQVDAFQALLVTTPLSKAQMRDLDLLLVVGDIFTTVAYGDLILQQATIWGVGDDLVESIFEVMVGDVSAHALTLTRKPSLTDAQARAADAIQRRPAFDAERTARVWAEARATAGTYAMNP is encoded by the coding sequence ATGCCGCTGTTCAACCCGCACAAGCCCGACCTCGACGAGTTCGACGACGAGACCCGCCGCATCTTCGAGGCGACGATCGACTTCTTCGAGGGCAACGGCAAGGAGTGGCTGCTTCAGCAGGACCGCGACCGCGTCTGGTACGACGAGTTCCTCGCCTTCCAGCAGCGGGAGAAGGTCTTCGCGACGCTGCTGACCCCGGCGGCCCAGGCCGACGGCGACCCGAACAAGCGCTGGGACGAGGCCCGCATCGCCATGTACAGCCAGATCCTCGGCTTCTACGGGATGTCCTACTGGTACGTCTGGCAGGTCACGATCCTCGGCCTCGGTCCGATCTGGCAGTCCGGCAACGAGCTGGTGAAGCGCCGGGCCGCGGGCCTCCTCGACGACGGCGCGATCTTCGCCTTCGGTCTCTCGGAGCGCGAGCACGGTGCGGACGTCTACACCACCGACATGGTCCTGACCCCTGACGGCAACGGCGGCTACCTGGCCAACGGCGGCAAGTACTACATCGGCAACGGCAACAAGGCCGGCATGGTGTCGGTCTTCGGTCGCGTCGAGGGGCTCCCGACCGGGCCCAAGACCCAGGACGGCTACGTCTTCTTCGTCGTCGACAGCCGGCATGAGGCGTACAAGCTTCGCAAGAACGTCGTGAACTCGCAGATGTACGTCGCGGCCTTCGACCTCGAGGACTATCCGATCCGCGAGGAGGACATCATCCATGTCGGCTCCGAGGCGTTCGACGCCGCCATCAACACCGTCAACGTCGGCAAGTTCAACATCGGCTTCGGGTCGCTCGGAGCGGTGCAGCATGTCTGGCACGAGGGCATCACCCATGCCGACGGCCGCGTTCTCTTCGACACCAAGGTCACAGACTTCCCGCAGGTCCGGGCGCTGTTCATCGAGAGCTGGGTCCGGCTCGCCGCGATGGAACTGTTCGGCGAGCGAGCCATCGACTACATGCGCTCCGGCAGCGTCGACGACCGCCGCTATCTGCTCTTCGACGCGATCGAGAAGATGACCGTGAGCCGCCAGGGTGCGAAGGTCTACGACCTGATCGCCGACTGCATCGCGGCCCGGGGCTTCGAGAACGACATGTACTACCCGGTCGGCGCGGTCGCCATGATGGGCCTGCCCCGGCTCGAGGGCACGGTCCACGTCAACATGGCGCTGGCGCTGAAGTTCCTGCTGAGCTATCTCTTCAGCCCTGCCGATCCGAGCCTGGCCGCCCTGCCGCCGCGGCGGCGCGATCCCGTGGACGACACCTTCCTCTTCCGCCAGGGCCCGGCCCAGGGGCTCGGCACGGTGGCCTTCCACGACTGGCGTGCGGTGTACGCCGCATGGGCCCACCTGCCGAACGTGAGGCTTCTCCTCGAGCAGGTCGACGCCTTCCAGGCGCTGCTCGTCACGACGCCGCTGTCCAAGGCCCAGATGCGCGACCTGGACCTGCTCCTGGTCGTCGGCGACATCTTCACCACGGTCGCCTACGGCGACCTCATCCTGCAGCAGGCGACGATCTGGGGCGTCGGCGACGACCTGGTCGAGAGCATCTTCGAGGTCATGGTCGGAGACGTCTCCGCCCACGCCCTGACCCTGACGCGCAAGCCGTCGCTGACCGACGCGCAGGCCAGGGCCGCTGACGCCATCCAGCGCCGTCCCGCCTTCGACGCCGAGCGCACCGCCCGGGTGTGGGCGGAGGCCCGCGCCACCGCCGGCACCTACGCGATGAACCCGTGA